In Salvia miltiorrhiza cultivar Shanhuang (shh) chromosome 4, IMPLAD_Smil_shh, whole genome shotgun sequence, the DNA window CAGGAGACTTGTGCCCCAAAAGTAGAGAAAATCAAATTAAGGTTTCTTGTCAAATCAACGAAATTTGCAAGATTTTGTTGCAGATGCAAGGGAAAAGACGGGATAAATTAAGATATTTTTAAAGACAACTTAAAAAATTTGTCCAGCAAGGATATTAGTTAaagtttccaacaatcagttaagaAGTTTAAAAGCTACTACTCATCAGTTAGAAAGTTGATTTTATCAAAACGAAGgttcataactgaaataactgatatactgcataaattaaattacttacTGGTctactgatcattgtagtcagtcaaTACCACGTCTTCAGTTGAACTGTTGAGATCAGTTTCCCCTTAAGAAGATACATCTTCCTAGGTTGCCACGTCATCAGTTGAGAGGCTTCAGTTGACTGATCATCAGTTGTTGAGACTTCAGTAGAGATCTTGAATTCAGCATCATTCTTTGGGATTTAGTAGTCCGATCCttccacatagatcattgaatcTATCTTCTGGAAGTGCTTTGGTCAACAAGTCGGCTCGTTGAATGCTTGTATGGATCTTCACAACTGCTCATCTTTCTTTTTCACATGATCACGGATAAAGTGATGACGTACTTCGACATGTTTACATCTGGTGTGATGTACAGGATTCTGTGaaattgcaatagcactggagttATCGCAGTAGATGGGAACTTCTCTTTCTTCGATCATGTAGTCCTTGAATTGTTGGACTAGCCATAGAATTTGTGAACAGCAACTTCCCGTAGCAACATGTTCAGCTTCAGTtttagaggtggcgactgaagtctgtttctttgaaaaccatgagataagTTTGTCGCCTAAGAATTGACAAGTGCCGGAAGTTGATTttcgatcaattttgcatcctgcaaaatctgagacTGAGTATCCTGAGAGCTTGAAGTTTTCGTCAGCTGGATACCAAAGACCTATATcaggtgtgcctttgagatatcttagaatGCGCTTTGCAGCGTCCATATGAGGTTCTTtaggatctgactgatatctcgcacaaactCCGACTGCAAAAGCTATGTCTGGTCTGCTTGCAGTTAAGTAAAGTagtgatccaatgatttctttGTACTTAGTTGAtgatacagattttccttcagTTCCTGGATCCACCTTCCAATtggtgttcattggaatctttACTGACGTCATGTGTTGAATGCTAAACTTGTTGATTAGTTCCTTGGCATATTTTGAATGATTGATCAGTATTTCTTCCTTGGTCTGCTTCACTTGTAATcccagaaagaaattcatttctcccatcattgaCATCTGGAATTTATTCGTCATAAtttcagcaaacttcttgcacatccgttcggatttggatccgaagatgaTGTCGtcaacataaataaatattaacgaCTATTTAACTACGGAAATAtaatttgataaataaaataaataattcattaaCTTTTAACGACTATTTAACTACGGaatgttaattttaataaataaaagagaaaaatttaataaatttaacgatggttttattttaatttaaaaaataaaataaaaatttcagtATATTTTTACGACTATTTAACTACGGAATATTaatgtaataaataaaaaatcaaaaatcaataaagttaataaataaaatcaaaaattcaGTAAATATTAACGACTATTTAACtacgaaaatttaattttaattaataaaatcagAAATTCAATGTATATTAACGACTACTTAACTACggaatattaatttaataaataaaataaataattcattaatttttaaCGACTCTTTACATAcggaatattaattaaaaaaattaattatataattcattAACTTTTAACAATTAATTAACTTCGGAAggttaattttaataaataaaataaataattcaattatattaaCGCCTATTTAACTACggaatattaatttaataaacaaaaaagaaaaagtcaaTAAATTTAACAACGGTTTAACTAcagaaatttaatttaaaaaataaaataaaaattttagtaTATTTCAGCAGGAAGAGACCAAGAGAAGAAAGTTCATCTTCAGAACCGAAGGCCAAGAAAGCTCTCTCCATAGGCGAAGAGACCAAACAACCCTTTCAACAGAGGCTTCAAGATCAACAAAGAATAATTCAATATATCAGCGAAGGCCTCTTGGCATCCCACCTGGATAGATGTGAACGACAAGATCGTTAGATGCCTTCCGACATGAATGAATGGTGGGAAAAGCTGAAAGAAAGCTACACCAAATGGGTTGTCTTCGCAAATCTCAACAGGAGCAGAGAATTCCAAATTGAAGCTTGGAAATACTTCCTTGTCAATTGGCCTGAAAGAGCGATGGTTGAAAGGATGCAGGCTGCTCAGAGAAATGCTAGGATTCTGAATTCAAACACTCTGAAGAAGACGATATGTCCTCCAAGAACCAGAAATGGAGTTAACAGAGATTCCATCAAAAGAGAAATCGAAAGCATCTGCAAAATCTGGAAAGTGCCTACTAATGTCCAATCAGAGGACCTTAACAATATCAAGAATGCAGTCTTCAGCCTGTATGGACAGAAACCTTAGATTTCTGTTCTGTTTTCTTAAGAAGTTTCTTTTTACTTGCTCTGTACatcgactgatgtctcatcagtttCACTTTTAaagaaaagaacttcttttgatctcaacctgaagacaatgactctttgtccaggctctgattaatgtttttctgtcttctcctcgTTCTatgtttgaactgttgtgttctttctcttagtacaagtttttaggttctattgttaaaggggaatagtattcaccctgtttttagaacttgtgctctgagttcagtcttttgtttgtctagaactattgtgtggttttggcatcatcaaaaaatgagaaattgttgggaacttaattgaaatatcataatccttgttttgatgataccaaaatccataggccttaattgtaatagactagaactgttcgaattcaagtgttagagtttcttttctagtttagtttgctgttctgaagactggactgaaggacgaaggactgaagttaccaactaaagtatcagttgaagaatcagtccggaactgattaattaatgcgtgccacgtggattcaacggactgatactaaagtcaagtatcagttaaacattcttcctcggactgaacctccaacgttcaaaggaagccacgtactccaaaagtacagccgcattaaatgcagagatctcaggatcatcattctctgcagaggtcattcctatttggtggctactttatcagagacgtcgcatctcctgctcttcaacatagccgttctcaccaaacaaggaacctcgaagattgaagtctcagcccaaattcaaaaagctctccaacggaagaaatcttgaagacgttctccgcctacggatctattcaagacctctcctataaatagcgcttgaggatcacttcaatcttcaccgattcaacgacataagctgaaactctgccaaaattgtttctcagccaaagtttaacctctccaaagcttgaattgaagaagagaataccaaagccaaaaatcagtcactgctgattacacaaattctcttagaccttaggcaaacctctgtttacccaaagcctaggtcaaaactaactccaaagaacttgttctttgaagtttagttggcaagattttcaaacctcccttcgaccgatagaatcgagtgtttgagttgaaaatgaGTTCAAGAGGGTACTCTGACTCcatgagatcctagtgcaggttcgtgctaggagtgagaaatccagcgcgagtgaagtgttggtactgaagattggatcttcagttgattcggttgtgtgcacccggctaagcacacggataggtttgcagtgcacccgtaagcacttgcggagtaaagttgttggtctgatcaaccgaccatggatgtaggaagtgtttttcgaaccacgtaaaaatctttgtgttatttacagctttcagtttcatattcttacttgtgcccattcaattgataaattgaatactgattaaatgcaaagagaaacctaagactaacaacgtgctcaacaaaggctattatgaaacaaagttatttccgctgcgtatgttatcagtctgactgatctatcatctgatagtcaggaagacttgtaacatctctgttttagcaaactcggctgaagccttaacgtgcatcagttaagttccagtgacttaactgataactctttactgaagagtatttcagtatcagtcgtcaaccctgtttggtcaaaactcctttcagttaacaggcgtctaagtttgcgtgtaaagtttcattttgatctctatcttgagatccctctgattttcaaaaaaatagactataggtgtatcccccccatacacatattcgagaccctccgaacctaacataacatgaactttaaaacctaattataaatacatgaactttaaacttattcaatttttaacCCATTTTTTTATATCTGATGAAATTAATGCTGACATGTCAAAATTAAAGTTGAGCTGACAAAATTAATCCTCTACGTCCCCCGTTCAATTTATGTTAAGTGGAGAGGGCTGTTATACAAAGTACCATTACAAatgtttgaaaaaaatatttcaatcaTCAGACGCTTAGTTGTATTTTAGATTTGGATTTGTTCATAGCGATTTTAGTTTATGTATTAGCTTTTGGTGGTGGTGGATAATGAGCATTGATGATGCTCGGAGCATTTTCTTCATATATTGAACGGGAAGGAAATTTTCTAGTCAAATCTGCCACGTAGAGGATTCGTTTTGCCAGCTCAGCTTTAATTTTGACATGTCAGCACTAATTTCattagatataaaaaaaatgggtgaaaaattgaataaatttaaagttcatgtatttataactaggttttaaaattcatgttaaataccaaaaagtgagtaaagttcatgtatttatacaccaattaccctattatttatatttgataATTTCTTTTCGCATGACGAGGAAAGCCCATAgacataattttaataaaattcataaTACTAGTAAgtgacccgtcgaaattcgacggggtctattaaaatataaatttatgaaattattaatgcattttttgtttcgtgaattatttttcacaaaaatagagaatttaataaaattattttaaagtaaaaaagttataatatttatttgaaattgacctaatttaaatgtcttataaaatttatatgtaacCAGAGTTTCgatccaaaaaatattaaaagagaaattggaacaattatttgaaacgtaTCTATATTAGATGTCTCTAGTTGGAacgaatatttaaaaaataagaaagaaataaattaagtaatactccctccgtccacgaaagaacttcctatatttcctttttgggacgtccacaaaagaacttcctacctatttttggactataccccaccacttataatcctcttattttcacttttcacaactctcaatattaattataacaccttttcaccactcccaatacactcaactaccttttatcaactctcaatacactcaacaatatttttgcttaaaacctgtgccactccctcctaggaagttctttcatggacggagggagtatcattaatgacttaaactttaaaagtttgaataaattattaaatttgcaattacctcataatttatcgaaaatttcatcatataACACGTTAGTTGTTGCGTCTTGCATATGACCTCTTTTTTTAGTGACTTT includes these proteins:
- the LOC131022914 gene encoding uncharacterized mitochondrial protein AtMg00810-like; translated protein: MCKKFAEIMTNKFQMSMMGEMNFFLGLQVKQTKEEILINHSKYAKELINKFSIQHMTSVKIPMNTNWKVDPGTEGKSVSSTKYKEIIGSLLYLTASRPDIAFAVGVCARYQSDPKEPHMDAAKRILRYLKGTPDIGLWYPADENFKLSGYSVSDFAGCKIDRKSTSGTCQFLGDKLISWFSKKQTSVATSKTEAEHVATGSCCSQILWLVQQFKDYMIEEREVPIYCDNSSAIAISQNPVHHTRCKHVEVRHHFIRDHVKKKDEQL